A region from the Simiduia sp. 21SJ11W-1 genome encodes:
- a CDS encoding YaeQ family protein: MALKPTIYKLNLDLADSDKHHYQSYQLTLAQHPSETAERMVVRILAFALNADERLAFTKGISTAEEPDLWLKEDHGAIALWVEVGQPKADRLRKAVNQAAAVKLYAFGKTADTWWGIESKDMPQSEKLTIARFPWADIEQLAKNLDRNIRWSISIAGGELYVDTGQGVVHVQMGNFSGA; the protein is encoded by the coding sequence ATGGCCCTTAAGCCCACAATCTATAAATTAAACCTGGATCTGGCAGATAGCGATAAGCATCACTACCAAAGCTACCAACTCACCCTAGCCCAGCACCCCTCTGAAACCGCAGAACGCATGGTGGTGCGTATTCTGGCTTTTGCCTTAAATGCCGATGAACGCTTGGCCTTTACCAAAGGTATTTCAACCGCAGAAGAGCCAGACCTCTGGCTAAAAGAAGATCACGGTGCAATTGCTCTTTGGGTAGAAGTAGGCCAACCCAAAGCAGACAGGCTCCGCAAAGCCGTAAACCAAGCTGCAGCCGTCAAACTCTATGCATTCGGCAAAACTGCAGATACCTGGTGGGGCATAGAAAGCAAAGACATGCCCCAATCAGAAAAACTCACCATCGCCCGCTTCCCCTGGGCAGACATAGAACAACTCGCCAAAAACCTGGATCGCAACATCCGCTGGAGTATCAGCATCGCAGGTGGTGAGCTTTACGTGGATACAGGGCAGGGCGTAGTGCACGTGCAGATGGGGAATTTTTCTGGCGCGTAA
- a CDS encoding DUF6694 family lipoprotein: MKNIILICLVLVLSGCFGPAKFDSSSEASIKESTKEIVESLPQSNHEEFQKALMYFSIGGEGGLKAMMGAAFSGKSPGVTNEAMFAANLKSIDGLTGDEILNKYRLNIEQDRIKREKEEAERKRVTALKKEAEKLLDSNNFEEALAKYKALSEISSGVEAAETGIEKTTKAMEEFTEKMSYMDKVEITEFVAQRIDTYLKKDVPAVRISLKNNGDRSLDKVKVVVYFKDKGGNTIFEEGYLPVLVSRYSYSGDNKPLKPGYVKEMEKGKYYTLESALSDWQEGEATAKVVDIEFTK, encoded by the coding sequence TTGAAAAATATTATTCTCATCTGCCTTGTGCTAGTGCTTTCTGGTTGCTTTGGCCCAGCTAAGTTTGATTCCTCTAGCGAAGCTTCAATTAAGGAGTCAACCAAGGAAATAGTTGAAAGCTTGCCACAGTCGAATCACGAGGAATTTCAAAAAGCGTTAATGTATTTCTCTATTGGCGGGGAAGGCGGGCTTAAAGCAATGATGGGGGCTGCTTTTTCGGGTAAGTCACCAGGCGTCACAAACGAAGCAATGTTTGCCGCCAATTTAAAGTCGATTGATGGTTTAACAGGCGACGAAATTCTCAATAAATACCGTTTAAATATCGAGCAAGACAGGATTAAAAGAGAAAAGGAAGAGGCAGAACGGAAGAGAGTTACAGCTCTTAAAAAGGAAGCTGAAAAGCTTCTTGATAGCAATAACTTTGAAGAAGCCCTTGCCAAATATAAAGCATTGAGCGAAATCTCCTCCGGTGTTGAGGCTGCTGAGACAGGTATCGAAAAGACTACTAAGGCCATGGAAGAGTTCACGGAAAAAATGAGTTACATGGATAAGGTTGAAATAACAGAGTTTGTAGCTCAACGAATTGATACTTACCTTAAAAAGGATGTCCCAGCAGTTAGAATATCTCTCAAAAACAATGGCGATCGTTCACTAGACAAAGTAAAAGTTGTTGTTTATTTCAAAGATAAAGGTGGTAACACTATCTTTGAAGAAGGTTATCTTCCAGTTCTGGTGAGCAGGTATTCATACAGTGGTGATAATAAGCCACTTAAGCCTGGATACGTTAAAGAAATGGAGAAGGGAAAATACTATACGCTGGAATCAGCTTTATCTGATTGGCAGGAAGGTGAGGCTACTGCAAAAGTGGTGGATATAGAGTTCACAAAATAA
- a CDS encoding AHH domain-containing protein, with product MEFLSMEMEKDVPYALQTELDRAMSGYKKRLASNQKLKEDPERWLKFVQHERGRIQVIAQVQAGLAKYRQDAKDKDVDELEDEKHCSQRLGDHMRADGFARPGPYWHAHAIVAGCDTRAWQLRALLAECSVGIDDADNGCWLPSRTKYTGQQPYPKAVPHSRIHRHNYFAWLNIRFAGVFDERVVRNRLSDTRRDLLHATFPKEVMLPKGQWNDPYDNLPTT from the coding sequence ATGGAGTTTTTATCTATGGAGATGGAAAAAGACGTTCCCTATGCGTTGCAAACAGAACTAGATAGGGCAATGAGCGGGTACAAGAAGCGGTTGGCGAGTAATCAAAAGTTAAAGGAAGATCCTGAGCGCTGGCTAAAATTCGTACAGCATGAGCGTGGGCGTATACAGGTAATTGCGCAGGTTCAGGCGGGGTTGGCGAAGTATCGGCAGGACGCAAAAGACAAGGATGTTGATGAGTTAGAAGATGAGAAGCATTGCTCACAACGCCTAGGTGATCATATGCGGGCCGATGGCTTTGCGCGGCCAGGCCCATACTGGCATGCCCATGCGATTGTTGCCGGTTGTGATACCAGGGCTTGGCAGCTCAGGGCATTACTTGCAGAATGTAGTGTAGGAATTGACGATGCCGACAACGGTTGTTGGTTGCCCTCGCGGACAAAATACACCGGGCAGCAACCTTATCCAAAGGCGGTACCTCACAGTAGGATTCACCGGCATAATTACTTTGCATGGCTGAATATTCGATTTGCCGGTGTTTTTGATGAGCGAGTGGTGCGCAATAGGCTGTCAGATACACGGCGAGACCTGCTTCATGCAACATTTCCTAAAGAAGTGATGTTACCGAAAGGTCAATGGAACGATCCCTATGACAACTTACCGACTACTTAA
- a CDS encoding imm11 family protein has product MTTYRLLNNVNGFHEAFVDFRAMRKQFEGVKVWFSQKNESLGDRLKGDWQPVAVTFESDKKSNAVPDISVWNYSCLVLSEKAKNDLGPLLEGVGEFFPLVDGFWLFNCLDAVGGEVIDHAKSKFQMESEDSMHIPKELVLLEEKVQGKLLFKPGFAHNSFLLCADAFKDVVEDSQLGGVVFEKDLARVFL; this is encoded by the coding sequence ATGACAACTTACCGACTACTTAATAACGTTAATGGCTTTCACGAGGCCTTTGTTGATTTTCGGGCTATGCGTAAGCAGTTTGAGGGCGTTAAGGTCTGGTTCTCTCAAAAGAATGAATCCTTGGGTGATCGTTTAAAAGGCGATTGGCAGCCAGTTGCTGTTACCTTTGAGTCAGACAAAAAATCCAATGCGGTACCTGATATATCTGTTTGGAACTACTCATGCTTGGTTCTCAGTGAAAAAGCCAAAAACGATTTGGGCCCTTTATTGGAAGGGGTAGGGGAGTTTTTCCCCTTGGTGGACGGATTTTGGTTGTTCAACTGCTTGGATGCCGTGGGTGGTGAGGTGATAGATCACGCCAAATCCAAGTTTCAGATGGAATCTGAAGATTCTATGCATATTCCCAAGGAGCTGGTACTGCTTGAAGAAAAGGTGCAAGGTAAGCTGCTGTTTAAACCTGGGTTTGCACACAACAGTTTTCTGTTGTGTGCTGATGCATTTAAAGATGTAGTTGAGGACAGTCAGTTGGGTGGTGTTGTGTTTGAAAAAGATCTTGCTAGGGTATTTTTGTAA
- a CDS encoding triacylglycerol lipase — protein MATLEKALEDAGYKVLNEGYASTTDTVENLAEASIPPALAACGESGNVNFVTHSMGGILVRYYLSQHTVENLGRVVMLGPPNKGSQVVDELGNLPGFEFINGPAGLQLGTGKSSLPNALGLADFDVGIIAGSRSINLLLSTQLPNPDDGKVSVENTKLEGMNDHIVMPVTHTFMMRNDEVIQQVLHYLQNGAFARH, from the coding sequence ATGGCGACATTGGAAAAAGCGTTGGAAGATGCGGGCTATAAGGTGCTTAATGAAGGCTATGCCTCCACTACAGATACCGTTGAAAATCTTGCTGAGGCCAGTATTCCACCGGCGCTAGCTGCTTGTGGTGAGAGTGGTAACGTCAATTTTGTTACTCATTCAATGGGCGGTATTCTGGTGCGGTATTACCTCTCACAGCACACTGTTGAAAACCTTGGGCGTGTGGTAATGCTTGGGCCGCCGAATAAAGGTAGCCAGGTGGTGGATGAGTTGGGCAATCTACCGGGGTTTGAGTTTATTAATGGCCCGGCAGGTTTGCAGCTTGGCACAGGCAAAAGTAGTTTGCCCAATGCCTTGGGGTTAGCTGATTTTGATGTGGGTATTATTGCGGGCTCCAGAAGTATCAACCTGTTGCTTTCTACCCAGTTGCCCAACCCGGATGATGGCAAGGTGTCTGTTGAAAACACCAAGCTTGAAGGCATGAATGACCACATTGTAATGCCAGTTACACACACCTTTATGATGCGTAATGATGAAGTGATTCAGCAGGTGCTGCACTACCTGCAAAACGGGGCGTTTGCGCGCCACTAG
- the katG gene encoding catalase/peroxidase HPI: MDSNANKATCPYLHGALTRTGGQGTANEDWWPNQLQLSILHQNDRKANPLDESFSYKATFNKLNLKALKKDLHALMTDSQDWWPADYGHYGPFFIRMAWHSAGTYRLGDGRGGAGSGEQRFAPTNSWPDNVNLDKARRLLWPIKQKYGNKISWADLMILTGNVALESMGLNTFGFAGGREDIWEPQGDTYWGSEKKWLADNRYSGERELENPLAAVQMGLIYVNPEGPNGKPDPKAAAHDIRETFARMAMDDYETVALVAGGHTFGKTHGAGPESHKGPEPEAAPIEAQGFGWHSNMGTGHGEDTISSGLEGAWTPTPTQWDNSFFDTLFGYEWELTKSPAGAHQWKPKGNAGQGTVPDAHNPNKRHAPMMATTDLALIEDPAYRKISERFHKNPAEFADAFARAWFKLTHRDMGPKSRYLGPEVPAEELLWQDPLPERDFSLISGKDANDLKAKILASKLTHTALIATAWCSASTFRGSDKRGGANGARIRLAPQKDWPANEPEQLANVLSTLERIQKAFNKAQTGKKRVSMADMIVLGGNAAIEAAAQAAGHKVKVPFAPGRVDATQEQTDVDAFEVLEPKACGFRNYQKADYSVSAEELLLDRAQLLTLTAPEMTVLIGGMRALNANVGGQPHGVFTKTPGKLTNDFFVNLLDMNTQWVPTTQQANLFEGRNRKTGKVQYTATRVDLLFGSNAQLRGIAEVYATEGAEKTFVKDFVKAWAKVMDADRFDLR; the protein is encoded by the coding sequence ATGGATAGCAACGCAAACAAAGCAACCTGCCCCTACCTGCACGGCGCACTTACCCGCACGGGCGGCCAAGGCACCGCCAATGAAGACTGGTGGCCCAACCAATTACAACTGAGCATCTTGCACCAGAACGATCGCAAGGCGAATCCGCTGGATGAAAGCTTCAGCTACAAAGCGACCTTTAACAAACTAAACCTGAAGGCCCTCAAGAAAGATCTGCACGCACTCATGACAGATTCCCAAGACTGGTGGCCGGCAGACTACGGCCACTATGGGCCGTTTTTTATTCGCATGGCCTGGCACAGTGCGGGCACCTACCGCTTAGGCGATGGCCGCGGCGGCGCAGGCAGCGGCGAGCAACGCTTTGCGCCCACCAACAGCTGGCCAGATAACGTAAACCTGGATAAAGCCCGCCGTCTGCTTTGGCCCATCAAGCAAAAGTACGGCAACAAAATTTCCTGGGCAGATTTAATGATTCTCACCGGCAATGTGGCGCTGGAATCTATGGGCCTTAACACCTTCGGTTTTGCCGGCGGCCGCGAAGACATTTGGGAACCCCAAGGCGACACCTACTGGGGCTCTGAGAAGAAGTGGCTGGCAGACAACCGCTACAGCGGCGAGCGCGAGCTGGAAAACCCCTTGGCGGCGGTACAAATGGGCCTGATTTACGTAAACCCGGAAGGCCCCAACGGCAAGCCAGACCCAAAGGCTGCCGCCCACGATATTCGTGAAACCTTCGCGCGCATGGCCATGGACGACTATGAAACCGTGGCGCTGGTGGCCGGTGGCCACACCTTCGGCAAAACCCACGGCGCAGGCCCGGAAAGCCACAAAGGCCCAGAGCCCGAGGCCGCACCCATTGAGGCGCAGGGCTTTGGCTGGCACAGCAACATGGGCACAGGCCACGGTGAAGATACTATCTCTAGCGGGCTGGAAGGCGCCTGGACGCCAACCCCCACCCAGTGGGACAACAGCTTTTTCGATACCCTTTTCGGCTACGAGTGGGAGCTCACCAAAAGCCCCGCCGGTGCCCACCAATGGAAGCCCAAAGGCAATGCAGGCCAAGGCACAGTGCCCGATGCCCACAACCCCAACAAGCGCCACGCACCCATGATGGCCACCACCGATCTCGCACTCATTGAAGACCCGGCCTATCGTAAAATTTCCGAGCGGTTTCATAAGAACCCGGCCGAATTTGCCGATGCCTTCGCGCGCGCCTGGTTCAAGCTCACCCACCGCGACATGGGCCCCAAAAGCCGTTACCTGGGCCCGGAAGTTCCGGCAGAGGAACTGCTTTGGCAAGACCCGCTGCCCGAGCGGGATTTCTCGCTCATCTCTGGCAAAGATGCGAACGATCTGAAAGCCAAAATTTTAGCCAGCAAGCTCACCCACACAGCGCTCATTGCCACTGCCTGGTGCAGCGCCAGCACCTTTCGCGGTTCAGATAAACGCGGCGGCGCCAACGGTGCCCGCATTCGGCTGGCCCCGCAAAAAGATTGGCCCGCCAATGAGCCGGAACAATTGGCCAATGTGTTGAGCACGCTTGAGCGCATTCAAAAGGCCTTTAACAAAGCCCAAACGGGCAAAAAGCGCGTAAGCATGGCAGACATGATTGTGCTGGGTGGCAACGCCGCCATTGAGGCCGCAGCCCAGGCGGCAGGCCACAAAGTAAAAGTGCCCTTTGCACCGGGCCGGGTAGATGCCACGCAAGAGCAAACAGATGTTGATGCCTTTGAAGTACTAGAGCCCAAAGCCTGTGGCTTTAGAAATTACCAAAAGGCCGATTACAGCGTAAGCGCAGAGGAATTACTGCTAGACCGCGCGCAGCTGCTCACCCTCACAGCACCGGAGATGACGGTACTCATTGGTGGCATGCGCGCATTAAATGCCAACGTGGGCGGCCAGCCCCACGGCGTGTTCACCAAAACACCGGGCAAACTCACCAATGATTTTTTTGTAAACCTGTTAGATATGAATACCCAATGGGTGCCGACCACTCAACAGGCTAACCTCTTCGAGGGCCGCAACCGCAAAACCGGCAAAGTGCAATACACAGCCACGCGGGTAGATTTGCTGTTTGGCTCTAACGCGCAGCTAAGGGGTATTGCCGAGGTTTACGCTACGGAAGGTGCAGAGAAAACCTTTGTGAAAGACTTTGTTAAAGCCTGGGCGAAAGTGATGGATGCCGACAGGTTTGATTTGCGCTAG
- a CDS encoding cell wall metabolism sensor histidine kinase WalK, with translation MIRLFWKVFIGFWLTTILIIVGTALVIHQFDPGGFARPHRAPFFNKDPHAMRVLHYATRDAVNATEQEFLARLQTLPPWALRALFVVNASGKDMLGRTLPPPAEALIRDLNQQRPFMRKDVRGKKYFGRLIQLEDGQIIRMVVASQSEQPNLLLKLFLMNLWPILLISVLVSGTVSYLLGRYLTRPAEVLKAATQRLAAGDFSTRVAPQMRGRKDELSSLALAFDQMAEQLQHAMSAQQRLIKDVSHELRSPLMRLQSALGLALQQSPAATSEHISKAQQAAEYLNNIISDILAIPVNDGEQWPLEDTVDIAMLLTALVEDFQTQAAEKNITLTLSAPAEALVQTRSNTLVGVFENLITNALRHTPNNGKISIALTASGHFWRITLRDTGPGVAPQELEDIFTPFYRTDEARDRNQGGVGLGLSIARRTVTQHGGTISAELAAAGGLIITVQLPSAALPSSN, from the coding sequence ATGATCCGCCTGTTCTGGAAGGTGTTCATTGGGTTTTGGCTCACCACCATTCTCATTATTGTGGGCACGGCTCTGGTGATTCACCAGTTTGATCCGGGCGGCTTTGCACGCCCGCACCGGGCCCCGTTTTTCAATAAAGACCCACACGCCATGCGCGTCTTGCACTACGCCACGCGCGATGCAGTAAACGCCACCGAGCAAGAATTTCTGGCGCGCCTGCAAACCCTGCCGCCCTGGGCGCTGCGCGCTTTGTTTGTGGTGAATGCCAGCGGCAAAGACATGCTGGGCCGCACCCTGCCCCCACCCGCCGAGGCACTGATTCGGGATTTAAATCAGCAGCGCCCGTTTATGCGCAAAGATGTGCGCGGCAAAAAATATTTTGGCCGCTTAATCCAACTGGAAGATGGCCAGATTATTCGCATGGTGGTGGCCTCGCAATCTGAACAACCCAACCTGCTGTTAAAGCTTTTTTTAATGAACCTCTGGCCCATACTGCTGATTTCTGTATTGGTGAGTGGCACGGTGAGTTATTTATTGGGCCGCTATTTAACGCGCCCGGCGGAAGTGTTAAAGGCCGCAACCCAGCGGTTGGCGGCCGGAGATTTTTCAACCCGCGTTGCACCGCAAATGCGCGGGCGCAAAGATGAGCTCAGCAGCCTCGCGCTGGCCTTCGACCAAATGGCCGAACAACTGCAACACGCCATGAGCGCCCAACAGCGCTTGATTAAAGATGTATCGCACGAACTGCGCTCGCCACTTATGCGCCTGCAATCGGCCTTGGGCCTTGCCCTGCAGCAATCACCCGCAGCTACCAGCGAGCACATCAGCAAAGCCCAGCAGGCCGCAGAATACTTAAACAATATTATTAGCGATATTTTGGCGATACCGGTAAACGATGGCGAGCAGTGGCCACTGGAAGACACAGTAGACATCGCCATGCTGTTAACAGCACTCGTGGAAGATTTTCAAACCCAGGCGGCGGAAAAAAACATCACCCTCACACTCAGCGCGCCTGCCGAGGCGCTGGTGCAAACCCGCAGTAATACGTTAGTGGGCGTGTTTGAAAACTTGATTACCAATGCCTTAAGGCACACACCCAACAACGGGAAAATCAGCATTGCGCTAACAGCCAGCGGGCACTTCTGGCGGATTACCCTGCGCGATACCGGCCCCGGCGTTGCCCCCCAAGAGCTGGAAGATATTTTCACGCCCTTTTACCGAACCGATGAGGCGCGCGACCGAAATCAGGGCGGCGTGGGTTTAGGCTTAAGCATCGCACGCCGCACCGTAACCCAGCACGGCGGCACTATTAGCGCCGAGCTGGCAGCAGCGGGCGGCCTGATAATTACCGTGCAATTGCCCTCAGCAGCACTGCCTTCTAGCAACTAG